One segment of Polaribacter huanghezhanensis DNA contains the following:
- the wecB gene encoding non-hydrolyzing UDP-N-acetylglucosamine 2-epimerase, producing MKKILLVFGTRPEAIKMAPLVKEFLKYPKDFKTIVCVTGQHREMLDQVLEIFEITPDYDLKIMKQGQDLYDVTAKVLVGMRDILKETNPDMVFVHGDTSTSTATALASYYQQVPVAHIEAGLRTNDIYSPWPEEMNRQITGRIATYHFSPTGLSKKNLLAENIKNEQIIVTGNTVIDGLYLVLEKIKSSNRLKDELEKNIKELGYNVNRIKSNKKLVLITGHRRENFGDGFINICKALRDLTLKYPDVDFVYPMHLNPNVRKPIIEIFGNETEKHNMFFIEPLDYLNFVFLMGMSSIILTDSGGIQEEAPGLGKPVLVMRDTTERPEALEAGTVKLVGTNYDKIITEVSKLIDSKDYYDSMSKAVNPYGDGLACSRIVKFFI from the coding sequence ATGAAAAAAATATTGCTTGTTTTTGGTACACGTCCAGAAGCAATTAAAATGGCCCCTCTCGTTAAAGAGTTTTTGAAATATCCAAAAGATTTTAAGACTATAGTATGTGTGACAGGGCAGCATAGAGAAATGTTAGATCAGGTGCTAGAAATATTTGAGATAACTCCAGATTATGATTTGAAGATAATGAAACAAGGACAAGATCTGTATGACGTTACTGCAAAAGTTCTTGTTGGAATGAGAGACATATTGAAAGAAACTAATCCTGATATGGTTTTTGTTCACGGAGACACATCAACATCAACAGCAACAGCATTAGCTTCTTATTATCAACAAGTACCAGTCGCTCATATAGAAGCAGGACTGAGAACCAATGATATATATAGTCCTTGGCCGGAAGAGATGAATCGTCAAATAACCGGGAGAATAGCAACTTACCACTTTTCACCTACAGGTTTAAGTAAGAAAAATTTATTAGCTGAAAATATTAAAAATGAACAAATAATTGTAACAGGAAATACTGTAATTGACGGTCTTTATTTGGTTCTTGAGAAAATAAAAAGTTCTAATAGGTTAAAAGATGAATTAGAGAAAAACATCAAGGAATTAGGTTACAATGTTAATCGGATTAAATCAAATAAAAAGCTAGTTTTAATTACTGGTCACAGAAGAGAGAATTTTGGGGATGGGTTTATTAATATCTGCAAGGCTTTGAGAGATTTAACTCTAAAATATCCTGATGTAGATTTTGTATATCCAATGCATTTAAATCCGAATGTAAGAAAACCGATAATTGAAATCTTTGGAAATGAAACTGAGAAGCATAATATGTTTTTTATAGAACCGTTGGATTATTTAAATTTTGTTTTCTTAATGGGAATGTCTAGTATAATTTTAACTGATAGTGGTGGTATTCAGGAAGAAGCACCAGGTCTTGGGAAACCTGTATTAGTAATGCGTGATACAACAGAAAGACCTGAAGCACTTGAAGCAGGAACGGTAAAACTTGTTGGAACAAATTATGATAAAATTATTACAGAGGTTTCGAAGTTAATAGATAGTAAAGATTATTACGACTCTATGAGTAAGGCTGTTAATCCATATGGTGATGGGTTAGCCTGTAGTAGAATAGTTAAATTTTTTATATAA
- a CDS encoding glycosyltransferase, whose translation MLKVCYFTSKKSSDVRVFEKECSSLVNAGYEVYLVSPNAKDEIKNGVHVVGFPYKPKGLFQRNFSLPKLLYKKALSINADIYHFNDPSCLHYGAKLKLKGKKVIFDSFEDHPLLIFEKKTIPYPVLYIISKIYTAYEYYYCRKFDAIISCYHWTQERLEKTCKNNKLIFNFPVLTGSRTKFEDSTKPSLCYAGLFSEMWKIENIVRSLPELGDVQFNLAGHGDNSYIDKLKNLEGWKKVNYIGLVKREDVHNIIYAKSRIGMVLLDYIPLCKGNIGNLSNNKFFEYMMAGLPIICTDFILWKEIVEINKCGICVNPNNINEIAAAIKYLVDNPEIAKQMGENGRKLIEQKYNWKAEENKLIGLYKTVLD comes from the coding sequence ATGTTAAAAGTATGTTATTTTACATCAAAAAAATCTTCTGATGTTCGTGTTTTTGAAAAAGAATGTTCCTCTCTTGTAAATGCAGGATATGAAGTTTATTTGGTATCCCCTAATGCAAAAGACGAAATAAAAAATGGTGTTCATGTCGTTGGTTTTCCCTATAAACCAAAAGGACTCTTTCAAAGGAATTTTAGTTTACCGAAGCTTCTTTATAAGAAAGCGTTAAGCATAAATGCAGATATTTATCACTTTAATGACCCATCATGTTTACATTATGGTGCAAAGTTAAAGCTGAAAGGTAAAAAAGTGATTTTTGATAGCTTTGAAGATCATCCTTTATTAATTTTTGAAAAAAAAACAATTCCATACCCAGTATTATACATAATATCAAAGATATATACTGCTTATGAATATTATTATTGCAGGAAATTTGATGCTATAATTTCATGTTATCATTGGACTCAGGAACGACTTGAGAAAACATGTAAAAACAATAAATTGATATTTAATTTTCCTGTTTTAACAGGAAGTAGAACAAAATTTGAGGATAGCACTAAACCCTCGTTGTGCTATGCTGGGTTATTCTCGGAGATGTGGAAAATAGAAAATATTGTCCGGTCTTTACCTGAGTTAGGAGATGTTCAGTTTAATTTGGCAGGACACGGAGATAATTCCTATATTGATAAATTGAAAAATTTGGAAGGTTGGAAAAAGGTCAATTACATTGGATTAGTAAAACGTGAGGATGTCCATAATATCATATATGCAAAATCGCGAATAGGAATGGTTCTTTTAGATTATATACCTCTTTGTAAGGGTAATATTGGGAATTTATCAAACAACAAATTTTTTGAATATATGATGGCTGGTTTACCAATTATCTGTACAGATTTTATTTTGTGGAAAGAAATAGTCGAAATTAATAAATGTGGAATATGTGTAAACCCAAATAATATAAATGAAATAGCAGCTGCAATTAAATATTTAGTAGATAATCCTGAAATAGCTAAACAAATGGGGGAGAATGGACGTAAACTTATTGAGCAGAAATATAATTGGAAAGCTGAAGAAAATAAGTTAATTGGTCTATATAAAACAGTACTGGATTAA
- a CDS encoding GDP-L-fucose synthase family protein: MNKKTNIYIAGHKGMVGSAIWRNLVSKGYKNLIGATSKELDLRDQQAVKFFLKDEKPQVIIDAAAKVGGILANNDFPYDFLMENMNIQNNLIDGAHTAGIDKFIFLGSSCIYPKFAPQPLKEEYLLTDSLEPTNEWYAIAKISGVKTCEAIRKQYGRDYVSLMPTNLYGIHDNFDLNTSHVLPAMLRKFHEAKNNNNSPVTLWGSGKPMREFLFVDDLAEAVVFALENKLPEYLYNVGSGVDLTIKELAETIQDVVGHSGELIWDSSKPDGTPRKLMDVSKMHALGWKHKINLEDGIRKTYQWFLNNIDSIKEIKL; encoded by the coding sequence ATGAATAAAAAAACAAATATATATATTGCTGGACATAAGGGCATGGTGGGCAGTGCAATATGGAGAAATTTAGTATCTAAAGGTTATAAAAACTTAATTGGAGCAACCAGTAAAGAACTTGATTTAAGAGATCAACAAGCTGTAAAGTTCTTTCTGAAGGATGAAAAACCTCAGGTAATTATTGACGCTGCTGCAAAAGTAGGAGGTATTCTAGCGAACAATGATTTTCCCTATGATTTTTTAATGGAGAATATGAATATTCAAAACAATCTCATTGATGGTGCCCATACGGCAGGTATTGATAAATTTATTTTTCTAGGGAGCTCCTGTATTTATCCAAAGTTTGCTCCACAACCTTTGAAAGAAGAATACCTATTAACTGATTCTTTAGAGCCAACTAATGAATGGTATGCTATTGCCAAAATTTCAGGAGTCAAGACGTGTGAAGCTATAAGGAAGCAATATGGGAGGGATTATGTTAGTTTAATGCCAACAAATCTATATGGTATACATGATAATTTTGATTTAAACACATCTCATGTTCTTCCAGCAATGTTAAGAAAGTTCCACGAAGCAAAAAACAATAACAATTCTCCAGTAACATTATGGGGTAGTGGTAAGCCAATGCGAGAATTTTTATTTGTTGATGATTTAGCGGAAGCGGTAGTTTTTGCTTTAGAAAATAAACTGCCAGAATACTTATACAATGTAGGCTCAGGTGTCGATTTAACGATTAAAGAATTAGCTGAAACAATACAAGATGTTGTTGGACATTCAGGAGAATTAATATGGGATAGTTCTAAACCTGACGGTACTCCTCGTAAATTAATGGATGTTTCTAAGATGCACGCCTTAGGTTGGAAACACAAAATAAATTTAGAAGATGGAATAAGAAAAACCTATCAATGGTTTTTAAATAATATCGATTCAATAAAAGAAATAAAACTATAA
- the gmd gene encoding GDP-mannose 4,6-dehydratase: MKVALISGITGQDGSYLAELLLEKGYEVHGIKRRASSLNTDRIDHLYQDPHHPNQKLKLHYGDLTDSMNLTRIIEECRPDEIYNLGAMSHVKVSFDTPEYVGNVDGLGTLRILEAVRLLGLEKKTRIYQASTSELYGGIPENKNDNGFYDENSPFYPRSPYGVAKIYAFWITKNYREAYNMFACNGILFNHESPRRGETFVTRKITRATARIALGLQEKFYLGNLEAKRDWGHAKDYVRMMWMILQAEQPEDWVIATGKTTTVREFVRMSFAEVGIELEFKGLGINEKAYIKSCNNLEYQLELGKEILTVDPKYFRPTEVDLLIGDPTKANTNLGWIPEHDLASLVNDMMSSDIKLMKKHQYLKNGGYDTINHFE; encoded by the coding sequence ATGAAAGTAGCATTAATTAGTGGTATTACTGGTCAAGATGGCTCTTATTTAGCTGAGCTATTGTTAGAGAAAGGGTATGAAGTACATGGGATTAAACGAAGAGCTTCTTCTTTAAACACAGATCGTATCGACCATTTGTACCAAGACCCTCACCATCCTAATCAAAAATTAAAATTACATTATGGTGATTTAACAGATTCTATGAACCTCACTAGAATTATAGAGGAATGTCGACCTGATGAAATATATAATTTAGGAGCTATGTCTCATGTGAAAGTCTCTTTTGATACCCCTGAATATGTAGGTAATGTTGATGGTCTTGGAACTTTGAGAATTTTAGAAGCGGTTCGTCTATTAGGCTTAGAAAAGAAAACCAGAATATACCAAGCCTCTACTTCTGAATTATATGGAGGTATACCAGAGAATAAAAATGACAATGGGTTTTATGATGAAAACTCACCTTTTTATCCCCGTTCACCTTATGGTGTTGCAAAAATTTATGCGTTTTGGATTACCAAGAACTACCGTGAAGCCTATAATATGTTTGCTTGTAATGGGATTTTATTTAATCACGAATCTCCTAGGCGCGGTGAGACTTTTGTAACACGTAAAATTACTCGTGCTACTGCAAGAATTGCTTTAGGATTACAAGAAAAATTTTATTTAGGAAATTTAGAGGCGAAAAGAGATTGGGGTCATGCTAAAGATTATGTCCGCATGATGTGGATGATTCTTCAGGCTGAGCAACCAGAAGATTGGGTAATTGCGACTGGAAAAACAACTACAGTAAGAGAATTCGTTAGAATGAGTTTTGCTGAGGTTGGAATAGAATTAGAGTTTAAAGGGTTAGGCATCAATGAGAAAGCATATATAAAATCATGTAATAATTTAGAATATCAACTAGAATTGGGAAAAGAAATATTAACTGTTGACCCAAAATATTTTCGTCCAACTGAAGTTGACTTATTAATAGGAGATCCTACAAAAGCTAATACAAATCTTGGTTGGATTCCTGAACATGATTTAGCTTCTTTAGTTAATGACATGATGAGTTCTGATATCAAGTTGATGAAAAAACATCAGTATTTAAAAAATGGAGGATATGATACAATCAATCATTTTGAATAG
- a CDS encoding NAD-dependent epimerase/dehydratase family protein: MKKILVTGGCGMIGSNLVKRLVKEGNDVFVIDNLWRGKLEYLNDTNGKSVIDLKTRFFNMDLSIAENADSIILDVDYVIHLADIVAGIDYVFKNQGSIFRLNNLINSNIIDSCRKAGKDIVKGFIYVGTACSFPLTRQNSLDVIPLKEEELYPALPESAYGWSKLMGQYETDLLEKETGIPTSTLMFHNVYGAPCDFGERSQVIPALIRKAINSDSEPFHVWGSGEQGRAFIHVDDIVNALCLSLDKGLGEGVIQIGPSICTSIKEIAEQVIKISEKNIDPLYDTTKPEGDKARSADYSKAKRILGWEPQVNLEEGLRQQYNWIKMQIENHKL; this comes from the coding sequence ATGAAAAAAATACTTGTTACTGGTGGATGTGGAATGATTGGTTCCAATCTTGTTAAACGTTTAGTAAAGGAAGGAAACGACGTTTTCGTAATCGATAATTTGTGGAGGGGGAAGTTAGAATACCTCAATGATACAAATGGGAAATCTGTTATTGATCTTAAAACTAGATTCTTTAATATGGATTTATCTATAGCAGAAAATGCTGATAGCATTATTCTAGATGTAGATTATGTTATTCATTTAGCTGATATTGTGGCTGGAATAGATTATGTGTTTAAGAATCAAGGTTCCATATTTAGACTAAATAACTTAATCAATTCTAATATTATTGATTCTTGTCGTAAGGCTGGTAAAGATATTGTTAAAGGTTTTATTTATGTAGGTACAGCTTGTAGTTTTCCTTTAACTCGACAAAATTCATTAGATGTAATTCCTTTAAAAGAGGAAGAACTATATCCAGCTTTACCTGAGTCAGCATATGGGTGGAGTAAATTAATGGGACAATATGAAACTGATTTATTAGAAAAAGAGACTGGTATTCCAACTAGTACTTTGATGTTCCACAATGTATATGGAGCTCCTTGTGATTTTGGTGAACGAAGCCAGGTTATCCCAGCTTTAATAAGAAAAGCAATTAATTCTGATTCGGAACCTTTTCATGTTTGGGGAAGTGGGGAACAAGGTCGTGCATTTATTCATGTTGATGATATTGTGAATGCATTATGCTTATCTTTAGATAAAGGCTTAGGGGAAGGTGTTATTCAGATAGGTCCTTCTATTTGTACTTCTATTAAAGAAATAGCAGAACAGGTAATTAAAATTTCTGAGAAAAATATTGACCCACTTTACGATACTACAAAGCCAGAAGGAGATAAAGCACGAAGTGCTGATTATTCCAAAGCTAAAAGAATATTGGGTTGGGAGCCTCAAGTAAACTTAGAAGAAGGTTTAAGACAACAATACAACTGGATAAAAATGCAAATTGAAAATCATAAACTATAA
- a CDS encoding sugar 3,4-ketoisomerase — MTFKTEKIISLPKILDKRGNLSFFENDKQIPFKIKRTYLINNVPGGEERGGHAFKKSQEFIIALSGSFDVVLSDGEKEIIYSLNRSYQGLYVPNMLWRRLENFSTNSLVLITSSIAYDDNDYIRDFIDFKTLRNEEK; from the coding sequence ATGACTTTTAAAACTGAGAAAATTATTTCTTTACCAAAAATTTTAGATAAACGTGGTAATTTGAGTTTTTTTGAAAACGATAAACAAATACCATTTAAAATAAAAAGAACATATTTAATTAACAATGTTCCAGGTGGTGAAGAAAGAGGAGGGCATGCTTTTAAAAAATCTCAAGAATTTATTATTGCTCTTTCAGGTAGTTTTGATGTTGTTTTAAGTGATGGTGAAAAAGAAATTATATATAGTTTAAATAGGTCTTATCAAGGTTTGTATGTACCAAATATGTTATGGAGAAGATTGGAAAATTTTTCTACAAACTCTTTAGTACTAATTACATCATCCATAGCCTATGATGATAATGATTATATAAGAGATTTTATAGATTTTAAAACACTGAGAAATGAAGAGAAATAA
- a CDS encoding sugar 3,4-ketoisomerase: MKRNNNTVFDCSVIDLPQICNDAGNITILENGNNIPFDVKRVYYLYDIPGGASRGGHAHYQLEQYIIAGCGSFEVILNDGGNSKKITLNNPNKALHIVPGLWRELDNFSSGCITLVLASELYDEADYIRKYEDFLKFKKER; the protein is encoded by the coding sequence ATGAAGAGAAATAATAATACTGTTTTTGATTGTTCAGTGATAGATCTTCCCCAAATTTGCAATGATGCAGGAAATATTACGATTTTGGAAAACGGAAATAATATCCCATTTGATGTAAAAAGAGTTTATTACTTATATGATATTCCGGGAGGTGCGTCAAGAGGGGGGCATGCACATTATCAATTAGAACAATATATAATTGCTGGTTGCGGTAGTTTTGAAGTGATTCTAAACGATGGGGGAAACAGTAAAAAAATAACTTTAAATAACCCTAATAAAGCTCTCCATATTGTTCCTGGTTTGTGGCGAGAATTGGATAATTTTTCATCAGGATGTATAACTTTGGTATTAGCTTCAGAACTCTATGATGAGGCAGATTACATTCGTAAATATGAAGACTTTTTAAAATTTAAAAAAGAAAGATAA
- a CDS encoding acyltransferase: protein MIHPTAEVQSINIGLNTFIWQFCVVLEGATIGDGCNINSHVFIENDVIIGNNVTVKSGVQLWDGLRVSDHVFIGPNVTFTNDMVPRSKSYPTSFLQTKICKGASIGANATIIAGNEIGAYAFIGAGSLITKNIPDNTIWYGNPAHHKGYITNKGILLDLDYKDKNGLKHKLKDD from the coding sequence ATGATACATCCAACTGCAGAGGTGCAATCTATTAATATCGGTTTAAACACATTTATTTGGCAATTTTGTGTTGTTTTGGAAGGTGCTACCATTGGAGACGGATGTAATATCAATAGTCATGTTTTTATAGAAAACGATGTTATTATTGGCAATAATGTAACGGTGAAATCGGGAGTTCAATTGTGGGATGGGTTAAGAGTTTCGGATCATGTTTTTATTGGACCAAATGTGACATTTACTAACGATATGGTCCCTAGATCTAAATCTTATCCAACGTCCTTTTTACAAACAAAAATTTGTAAAGGAGCATCAATTGGTGCAAATGCAACAATTATAGCTGGTAATGAAATAGGTGCTTATGCTTTTATTGGCGCTGGTAGTTTAATAACTAAAAATATTCCCGATAATACCATCTGGTATGGAAATCCGGCTCACCATAAAGGATATATTACAAATAAAGGCATTTTATTAGATCTTGATTATAAAGATAAAAATGGATTAAAACATAAATTAAAAGATGATTAA
- a CDS encoding DegT/DnrJ/EryC1/StrS family aminotransferase: MIKFLDLQGLNKQYSDEIKNITNEVIDSGWYLLGDKVKKFEKNLAQFVGTECAIGCANGLDALKLILRGYIEMGVMKEGDEVIVPANTYIASLLAITDNNLIPVLVEPNIVSYNLDIDKIEEAITDKTKAIMIVHLYGQVCFNKKLKKIATDNNLKIIEDNAQAIGANYNNLKTGSLGDAAGFSFYPGKNLGALGDSGAVTTNDEKLAKIIRAVANYGSEIKYKNKFSGLNSRMDEIQAGILSVKLKYLNDENAKRKEVAQYYLNHINNPEIILPEIIKGNINSHVWHLFVIRSERRDELKEYLEKNGVQTVIHYPIPPHKQECYKDLNNLKFKITEKIHREVLSLPISPILDKNDMVRIVDLINKF; encoded by the coding sequence ATGATTAAATTTTTAGACCTACAAGGGCTTAATAAACAATATTCAGACGAAATAAAAAACATTACTAACGAAGTAATAGATTCTGGATGGTATTTACTTGGAGATAAAGTTAAAAAATTCGAAAAGAATTTGGCTCAATTTGTAGGAACTGAATGTGCAATTGGCTGTGCAAATGGCTTAGATGCTCTAAAATTAATTCTTAGAGGTTATATTGAAATGGGGGTAATGAAGGAGGGAGATGAAGTAATAGTGCCTGCAAATACTTATATAGCGTCTTTACTTGCAATTACAGACAATAACTTAATACCTGTTTTGGTTGAGCCAAATATTGTTAGTTATAATTTAGATATCGACAAAATTGAGGAGGCAATTACGGATAAAACGAAAGCAATTATGATCGTGCATCTTTATGGTCAAGTTTGTTTTAATAAGAAATTAAAAAAAATAGCTACTGATAATAATTTAAAGATTATTGAAGATAATGCCCAAGCCATTGGAGCAAATTATAACAATTTGAAAACTGGAAGCCTTGGAGATGCTGCGGGTTTTAGTTTTTATCCAGGAAAAAACCTTGGAGCTCTTGGGGATAGTGGCGCAGTAACTACGAATGATGAAAAATTAGCGAAAATTATTAGGGCTGTGGCAAATTATGGTTCTGAAATTAAATATAAAAATAAGTTTAGTGGTTTGAATAGTCGAATGGATGAAATTCAGGCTGGTATACTTTCTGTCAAATTAAAATACCTTAATGATGAGAATGCAAAGCGAAAAGAAGTCGCTCAATATTATCTCAATCATATTAATAATCCTGAAATAATCCTACCAGAAATAATTAAGGGTAATATTAATAGTCATGTTTGGCATTTGTTTGTGATAAGATCCGAAAGAAGAGATGAGTTGAAAGAATATTTAGAAAAGAATGGAGTGCAAACAGTTATTCATTATCCAATTCCACCGCATAAACAGGAATGCTACAAAGATTTAAACAATTTAAAGTTTAAAATAACCGAAAAAATTCATAGAGAAGTTTTATCATTACCAATTAGTCCTATTTTAGATAAAAATGATATGGTTAGAATTGTAGATCTTATTAATAAATTTTAG
- a CDS encoding glycosyltransferase family 4 protein, giving the protein MGKIFWLVNYYAMPPEHESRLRAIKFAQYLNDAGYETKIISSSFLHNKNINLLTPELKFKEVSYGNLDFIHINSKSYSSNSFYRFWSLLIFHLKLHFYSRNFDKPDYILHTCAPPFGFITVFTAFKLKAKYFTEVLDLWPESFLAFDLVSKNNPILKLSYFIEKWMYIKANKIIFSMEGGIEYLKQKRWLTSQGGKIDDNKIHYINNGVDIKDFDYNKINYKLNDMDLQNDDFFKVVYIGSVRLANNIIKLIEAASLIKSSAHIKILIYGDGEEREKLISYCKKKNISNVIFKEKWVNPKYVPYILSKSNLNILNYSPNYIWNYGGSQSKLFQYLASGKPILSNLKMGYCLITKFNLGIAKEFNSAKDYANSIVKIANLDKKEYDDMCLNSRSTALNFDYIKLTNDFISLIK; this is encoded by the coding sequence ATGGGAAAAATTTTTTGGTTAGTAAATTATTATGCAATGCCTCCAGAACACGAAAGTCGTCTGAGAGCAATAAAATTTGCACAGTACTTAAATGATGCTGGTTATGAAACTAAAATCATTTCATCTAGTTTTCTACACAATAAGAATATTAATCTTTTGACACCAGAGTTAAAGTTTAAAGAGGTTTCGTATGGTAATCTAGATTTTATTCATATAAACAGTAAAAGTTATTCATCTAATAGTTTCTATAGATTTTGGAGTTTATTGATTTTTCATTTGAAGCTACACTTTTATTCAAGGAATTTCGATAAACCAGATTATATATTACATACTTGTGCCCCTCCTTTTGGATTTATTACAGTTTTTACGGCATTTAAGTTAAAAGCAAAGTATTTTACAGAAGTTTTAGATTTGTGGCCAGAATCCTTTCTTGCTTTTGATTTGGTTAGTAAAAACAATCCAATTTTAAAACTTTCTTACTTTATAGAAAAATGGATGTATATTAAAGCAAATAAAATAATATTCTCAATGGAGGGGGGTATAGAATATTTAAAACAAAAGAGATGGCTAACAAGTCAAGGAGGTAAAATTGATGATAACAAAATACATTATATAAATAATGGTGTTGATATTAAAGATTTCGATTATAACAAGATAAATTATAAGTTAAATGATATGGATCTACAAAACGATGATTTTTTTAAAGTTGTTTATATTGGATCTGTGAGATTAGCTAATAATATCATAAAGCTTATTGAAGCTGCTTCTTTAATAAAAAGCTCAGCTCATATTAAAATTTTAATATACGGAGACGGTGAGGAAAGAGAAAAATTAATATCTTACTGTAAAAAGAAAAATATATCAAATGTAATATTTAAAGAAAAATGGGTTAACCCCAAATATGTTCCATATATTTTATCAAAAAGTAATCTTAATATTCTTAATTATAGTCCAAATTATATTTGGAATTATGGTGGTAGTCAGAGTAAGTTATTTCAATATTTGGCAAGTGGTAAACCAATATTATCAAATTTAAAAATGGGGTATTGTTTAATTACTAAATTTAATTTAGGAATTGCAAAAGAGTTTAATTCGGCTAAAGATTACGCAAACTCTATAGTGAAAATTGCAAACTTAGATAAAAAAGAGTACGATGATATGTGCTTAAATTCAAGGAGTACCGCATTAAATTTTGATTATATAAAATTGACAAATGATTTCATATCATTAATTAAATAA
- a CDS encoding acyl carrier protein, whose product MNNKKLIEAFCNALEIEASIVKDDLQYQSIEQWDSISHMILIAELEDVFDVEIDTDDVIDMSSVAKSKEILNKNGIKF is encoded by the coding sequence ATGAATAATAAAAAACTTATTGAAGCATTTTGTAATGCCTTAGAGATTGAAGCTAGTATTGTGAAGGATGATTTACAATACCAAAGTATTGAACAATGGGATTCAATTTCTCATATGATTTTAATTGCTGAGTTAGAAGATGTTTTTGATGTTGAAATAGATACAGATGATGTTATTGATATGAGTAGTGTTGCTAAATCTAAAGAAATTTTAAATAAAAATGGAATTAAATTTTAA
- a CDS encoding SDR family NAD(P)-dependent oxidoreductase — protein sequence MELNFNLLSGKTALITGASSGIGKETALTFAKNGANLILISRNEVKLKELSKDLEKFNIVVDYYVIDITNTELLKNLFTQIKKSKVIIDVVVNNAGIMEDAVLQMVRTESIKRTFDTNVFALIDISKRASRLMIRNKKGSIINLSSIIGSNGSKGQSIYSASKAAVIGFTKSLSKELGPLNIRVNSIAPGFIMTGMTEGIADCVVQDNLKSISLGRLGTTKDVANVILFLASDLSEYVTGQVIGVDGGMVI from the coding sequence ATGGAATTAAATTTTAATTTATTATCTGGAAAGACAGCATTAATTACTGGTGCCTCCTCAGGTATTGGAAAAGAAACTGCTTTAACATTTGCGAAGAACGGTGCTAACTTAATTTTAATTTCAAGAAATGAAGTAAAATTAAAAGAATTATCAAAAGACTTAGAAAAGTTTAATATAGTCGTTGACTATTATGTAATTGATATTACAAACACTGAACTGTTAAAGAATCTGTTTACGCAAATAAAAAAAAGTAAGGTAATTATTGATGTTGTTGTCAATAATGCGGGTATAATGGAGGATGCTGTTCTACAAATGGTGAGAACTGAATCAATTAAAAGAACATTTGATACTAATGTTTTTGCTTTAATTGATATAAGTAAGAGAGCTTCTAGGTTAATGATAAGAAATAAAAAAGGTTCGATTATTAATTTATCATCGATTATAGGTTCTAACGGAAGTAAAGGTCAGTCAATTTATAGCGCTAGTAAAGCTGCAGTAATTGGTTTTACAAAATCTTTAAGTAAAGAATTAGGCCCCCTAAATATTCGTGTTAATTCAATTGCTCCAGGTTTTATTATGACCGGCATGACAGAAGGTATTGCTGATTGTGTTGTTCAGGATAATTTAAAATCAATCTCATTAGGCAGGCTAGGTACAACTAAAGATGTTGCTAATGTGATTCTTTTTTTGGCTTCGGATTTGTCCGAGTATGTTACAGGTCAGGTCATTGGCGTAGATGGTGGAATGGTGATTTAA